From the genome of Triticum aestivum cultivar Chinese Spring chromosome 3B, IWGSC CS RefSeq v2.1, whole genome shotgun sequence, one region includes:
- the LOC123067877 gene encoding nascent polypeptide-associated complex subunit alpha-like protein 1: protein MAAAVAAADRSAMGLDLEFRLLHGAGFQIRAPMGLTWCSISMVLSASAWPSASFCCSSRLQSMLWLWQGQRVHLLPSGHLLQIHLLEQAPLVADDVTIDEAEDEDDTQGGDASGRSRQSRSEKKSRKAMEKLGMKAITGVSRVTIKKNKSVMFVLSKPDGFKSSKSDTYVMFGEAKIEDLSTQLQTQAAEQFKAPSLSSIISKGEPSVAAAHDDEEVDETGVDKKDVELMMTQASMPRSRAVKVLKAAGGDIVSAIMELTN, encoded by the exons ATGGCAGCGGCGGTGGCTGCGGCTGACAGGTCCGCCATGGGCCTGGACCTGGAGTTCCGTCTCCTCCATGGGGCCGGCTTCCAGATCCGCGCCCCCATGGGTTTGACCTGGTGCTCCATCTCCATGGTGTTGTCTGCTTCCGCTTGGCCGTCCGcgtccttctgctgctcgtcgag GCTGCAAAGCATGTTGTGGCTGTGGCAGGGGCAGCGTGTTCATCTCCTGCCTTCAGGGCACCTACTGCAAATACACCTTCTGGAGCAG gctccattagtcgctgatgatgtcACCATAGATGAGgctgaggatgaggatgacactca AGGAGGTGATGCTAGTGGAAGATCTAGGCAGAGTAGGAGTGAGAAGAAAAGCAGGAAAGCCATGGAGAAGCTTGGCATGAAGGCCATTACTGGTGTGAGCCGTGTAACTATCAAGAAGAACAAGAGC GTTATGTTTGTCCTCTCCAAGCCAGATGGCTTCAAGAGCTCAAAGTCAGATACCTACGTCATGTTCGGGGAGGCCAAGATTGAGGACCTGAGCACTCAGCTGCAGACACAAGCGGCGGAGCAGTTCAAGGCGCCGAGCCTGAGCAGCATCATCTCGAAGGGCGAGCCGTCCGTGGCAGCAGCCCATGACGACGAGGAGGTCGATGAGACTGGTGTCGACAAGAAAGATGTTGAGCTCATGATGACGCAGGCCTCCATGCCGAGATCCAGGGCCGTGAAGGTGCTCAAGGCTGCGGGCGGCGACATCGTCAGCGCCATCATGGAGTTGACTAACTAG